The Vanessa cardui chromosome 9, ilVanCard2.1, whole genome shotgun sequence genome has a window encoding:
- the LOC124532622 gene encoding putative uncharacterized protein DDB_G0271606, protein MRPVPAIILCALFYLGAAQDTTNYDDTNVKTNNVEPSPSVRLDPYIRKALLKALSDLEESENVTISETTDGTSPFFSENTSEEVTVSQAKKENIQIHSFVVNGQSAFNNTSNVTPMFIDNNISILSTTVGNVENHDIANPTQTPYNEIFQTRESGINIQQVRSIPSPSKTKDSNFAQNKLTTEKPRRISTTTTSTTTTTTTPKPTHNEDGENIEEVNKKDVQVFQAPLVAAFTVHQDADGVPKKVIPIYQHTNIQSSPKTSSISNLPTNIPQHVNLNNPVNYIQDFTSSDFINQQLTLQKQLEDKQRILEERLRFLQIQQRQQEELLRSQQLLLQQKEAERIQQSLFEQEQFKKQLLLLEQQKLPTQQLPNFHAHKNFQQNQILSQNNQRPQKSQVSIQPSVSLDQTNTLAAQQQLPNREAVDFLIHLRTKQQNQFPLQDNHLPQGISNFLQPNSAQNFNQGLNFQLNNQIKSSDDPRQKQGTRVFRHESGVGNLGINIPNYNRFNTFDPPFTNHFSTSNSISQFSPDVELKQLLAQSNLNSRAQEDLNIVSKVLSLNHGIPFHNIPNRLSFDNRRRTRTSS, encoded by the exons ATGCGCCCG GTACCGGCAATTATTCTTTGCGCTCTCTTTTATCTTGGTGCTGCCCAAGATACGACAAATTATGATGATACTAATGTTAAAACAAACAACGTAGAACCATCGCCTTCGGTTCGTTTGGATCCCTATATAAGGAAAGCATTGTTAAAAGCACTTAGTGATCTTGAAGAGAGTGAAAATGTAACCATTTCTGAAACAACCGATGGAACATCACCTTTTTTCTCGGAAAATACTAGTGAGGAAGTAACAGTTTCACAGGCTAAGAAAGAAAACATACAAATTCATTCGTTTGTTGTTAATGGGCAATCTGCGTTTAATAATACATCAAACGTGACTCCAATGTTCATAGATaacaatatatcaattttaagtacAACAGTTGGTAATGTTGAAAATCATGATATAGCAAATCCGACACAAACCCCATACAATGAAATTTTCCAAACAAGAGAATCTGGCATTAATATACAACAAGTACGAAGCATACCGAGTCCATCTAAAACTAAAGACAGCAATTTCGCCCAAAATAAATTGACAACAGAAAAACCTCGCCGCATTTCAACAACTACAACATCAACTACAACTACGACTACTACACCAAAACCAACGCACAATGAAGATGGCGAAAATATTGAAGAAGTGAATAAAAAGGATGTTCAGGTATTTCAAGCGCCCTTAGTAGCGGCTTTTACAGTTCATCAAGATGCAGACGGAGTACCAAAAAAAGTTATACCCATCTATCAGCATACAAATATTCAAAGTAGTCCAAAAACATCATCAATATCGAACTTACCAACGAATATTCCACAACACGTAAACCTAAATAACCCAGTCAACTATATACAAGACTTTACTTCCTCTGATTTTATCAATCAACAGTTAACTCTACAAAAACAATTAGAAGATAAACAAAGAATTTTGGAAGAGCGACTACGGTTCCTACAAATACAGCAAAGACAACAAGAAGAGTTATTAAGGAGTCAACAACTTCTTTTGCAACAGAAGGAAGCTGAAAGAATACAACAGTCACTGTTTGAGCAAGAGCAATTTAAGAAGCAATTATTACTATTAGAACAACAAAAACTTCCAACACAACAATTACCTAATTTTCATGCACATAAAAACTTTCAACAAAACCAAATTTTAAGTCAAAACAACCAAAGACCACAAAAATCACAAGTGTCAATTCAACCAAGCGTTTCTTTAGATCAAACCAATACCCTGGCTGCTCAGCAGCAACTTCCAAACAGAGAAGCTGTTGATTTCCTTATTCACTTACGTACGAAACAACAAAATCAGTTTCCTCTACAAGACAACCATCTCCCTCAAGGCATAAGCAATTTTTTGCAACCTAATTCAGCCCAAAACTTTAATCAAGGCTTAAATTTCCaactaaataatcaaattaaatcttcAGATGACCCAAGACAAAAACAAGGTACTCGAGTATTTCGACATGAAAGTGGAGTTGGGAACTTAGGTATTAATATCCCAAATTATAATAGATTCAATACGTTTGACCCACCATTTACAAACCACTTCTCAACATCAAACAGCATTAGCCAGTTCAGTCCAGATGTCGAGTTAAAACAGTTATTAGCTCAAAGTAATCTTAATTCACGAGCGCAGGAAGatcttaatattgtatcaaaaGTTTTATCTCTGAATCATGGAATTCCATTTCACAACATTCCAAATCGTTTGTCTTTCGATAATCGAAGACGTACAAGAACTTCCTCGTAA
- the LOC124532551 gene encoding coiled-coil domain-containing protein 12, whose protein sequence is MVVLNKMESVGNLEEQALKRKERLKNLKRKLPNEDASSNTTKNEPIVLPKPKFRSYKPQDETLQKEKIEDAQPSLVEAEVKDLVEAGKEKVILQDLDISSLAPRKPDWDLKRDVAKKLEKLERRTQKAIAELIWERLKQGNEENLSAMVTMNENKPTDDD, encoded by the exons AtggtagttttaaataaaatggaaaGCGTAGGTAATTTGGAAGAACAAGCacttaaaagaaaagaaagattAAAGAACCTTAAACGTAAATTGCCCAACGAAGATGCTTCAAGTAATACCACAAAAAATGAACCAATTGTGCTTCCCAA GCCAAAGTTTAGGAGCTATAAACCTCAAGATGAAACtctacaaaaagaaaaaatagaggATGCACAACCATCTTTAGTTGAAGCAGAGGTCAAAGATTTAGTTGAAGCGGGCAAAGAAAAG GTAATATTACAAGATTTGGATATATCAAGCTTAGCTCCACGGAAACCAGACTGGGATTTAAAAAGAGATGTTGCTAAGAAGTTAGAAAAACTAGAGAGGAGGACACAAAAAGCAATAGCTGAATTAATTTGGGAGCGACTTAAACAAGGTAATGAAGAAAATTTAAGTGCTATGGTTACTATGAATGAAAACAAACCTACAGatgatgattaa
- the LOC124532550 gene encoding putative carbonic anhydrase 3, whose product MWFLITIIAGLALFQVPEHACEDFGYDGVIGPTYWGDRYQECRGKHQSPININVLRVKQVALPDIAFVGFDDSIDDVHITNNGHTVLIEVENEPHPRVSGGPLDGAYVFSQMHFHWGDNDTFGSEDKINHRSFPMELHMVFYKEEYKSVKQAIKYSDGLAVLAFFYELDRHKHPAYDDITSALGNVTEPHTTIVMSQPFSFLNILPLDLRRYFTYRGSLTTPPCSEVVIWLDFEQPIRLAHDQIEAFRELRSANGKIRHNFRPIQPIGDRVVFYNVDNNYFNYNEIDDPDEANAGTNRRKKGHNYGNIVRINLYIFVCTLLIMW is encoded by the exons taccCGAGCATGCGTGCGAGGATTTCGGCTACGATGGAGTTATTG gtcCCACGTACTGGGGAGATAGGTACCAGGAATGTAGAGGTAAACATCAGAGTCCGattaatataaatgtgcttCGCGTTAAGCAAGTGGCGTTGCCGGATATCGCGTTCGTCGGCTTCGATGACTCCATAGATGACGTACACATCACGAACAATGGACACACAG TGTTAATTGAAGTCGAAAACGAGCCTCACCCACGGGTTAGCGGAGGCCCTCTGGACGGTGCCTACGTGTTTAGTCAGATGCATTTCCACTGGGGAGACAACGATACTTTCGGTTCAGAAGACAAAATCAACCATCGAAG TTTTCCAATGGAATTGCATATGGTTTTTTACAAAGAAGAATATAAATCCGTGAAACAAGCAATCAAATATTCAGACGGCCTTGCAGTTCTCGCTTTCTTCTATGAG TTGGATCGCCACAAGCACCCAGCTTATGATGATATAACGTCTGCTCTGGGTAATGTGACGGAGCCTCACACAACTATCGTAATGAGTCAGCCATTCTCATTTCTCAACATTTTACCTTTGGACCTGCGGAGATATTTTACTTACAGAGGTTCCTTAACCACTCCACCTTGCTCTGAAGTGGTGATATGGCTCGATTTTGAACAACCAATCAGATTGGCACATGATCAG aTTGAAGCATTCAGGGAATTGCGTTCAGCGAATGGAAAAATAAGGCATAACTTCAGACCAATACAACCGATCGGCGATCGAGTAGTGTTCTATAATGTAgacaataattactttaattacaatGAGATTGATGATCCTGATGAAGCTAATGCTGGAACTAACCGTAGGAAAAAAGGTCATAATTACGGTAACATTGTAAGAATAAATCTGTACATTTTCGTTTGTACATTGTTAATAATGTGGTGA